The proteins below are encoded in one region of Chrysemys picta bellii isolate R12L10 chromosome 4, ASM1138683v2, whole genome shotgun sequence:
- the HARBI1 gene encoding putative nuclease HARBI1 isoform X2, translating into MQVTALGKDLQQELLQELAHALNMAVPIAILDCDLLLYGRGHRTLDRFKLEDVTDEYLVSMYGFPRQFIYYLVDLLGASLSRPTQRSRAISPETQILAALGFYTSGSFQTRMGDAIGISQASMSRCVANVTEALVERASQFIHFPEDEASVQSLKDDFYGLAGMPGVLGVIDCTHVTIKAPNAEDLSYVNRKGLHSLNCLMVCDARGALLSAETHWPGSLLDCTVLQQAALNSQFEAGLHKDGWLLGDSSFFLRTWLMTPLHIPETTAEYRYNMAHSATHSVIEQTFRTIRSRFRCLDGSKGTLQYSPEKSSHIILACCVLHNISLEHGLDVWSSPATGQMEQPEEEYEQMESLDSEACRIRRELLLTHFS; encoded by the exons ATGCAGGTGACAGCATTGGGAAAAGATCTGCAGCAAGAACTGCTCCAAGAACTCGCCCACGCTTTGAATATGGCTGTTCCTATTGCGATTCTTGATTGTGACCTCTTGCTCTATGGCCGAGGACACCGGACGCTAGATCGCTTCAAGCTGGAGGATGTCACCGATGAGTACCTGGTGTCCATGTATGGCTTCCCCCGACAATTCATTTACTATCTAGTGGATTTGCTGGGAGCCAGCCTCTCTCGCCCTACACAGCGGTCCAGAGCCATCAGTCCAGAGACACAGATTCTTGCAGCATTAGGTTTCTACACTTCTGGCTCCTTCCAGACTCGCATGGGGGATGCCATTGGCATCAGCCAGGCCTCTATGAGCCGCTGTGTTGCCAATGTCACTGAAGCACTGGTGGAGAGAGCCTCACAATTCATTCATTTTCCAGAGGATGAAGCCTCTGTGCAGAGTCTGAAGGATGACTTCTATGGGCTGGCAGGGATGCCTGGAGTGCTAGGGGTAATTGACTGCACCCACGTGACAATCAAAGCACCCAATGCCGAGGACCTATCCTATGTGAATCGAAAGGGTCTGCATTCTTTAAACTGCCTAATGGTGTGTGATGCTAGAGGAGCACTGCTGAGTGCAGAGACGCACTGGCCAGGCAGCCTGCTGGACTGCACTGTGCTGCAGCAGGCAGCTCTTAATAGCCAATTTGAAGCTGGATTGCACAAAGATGGCTGGCTACTTG GTGACAGCTCCTTTTTTCTCCGCACATGGCTGATGACCCCTCTGCATATCCCTGAGACCACCGCAGAATACCGTTATAACATGGCACATTCTGCCACTCACAGTGTCATTGAGCAGACATTCAGGACCATTCGATCCCGGTTCCGTTGCCTGGATGGATCCAAAGGCACCCTGCAGTATTCTCCAGAGAAGTCCAGCCACATCATTctggcctgctgtgtgctccataacaTCTCTCTTGAACATGGGCTAGATGTGTGGTcttccccagcaacaggacaGATGGAGCAACCAGAGGAGGAATACGAGCAAATGGAATCGCTGGATTCTGAAGCCTGTCGTATCCGCCGCGAGCTTTTGCTTACTCATTTTAGCTAA
- the HARBI1 gene encoding putative nuclease HARBI1 isoform X1: MAVPIAILDCDLLLYGRGHRTLDRFKLEDVTDEYLVSMYGFPRQFIYYLVDLLGASLSRPTQRSRAISPETQILAALGFYTSGSFQTRMGDAIGISQASMSRCVANVTEALVERASQFIHFPEDEASVQSLKDDFYGLAGMPGVLGVIDCTHVTIKAPNAEDLSYVNRKGLHSLNCLMVCDARGALLSAETHWPGSLLDCTVLQQAALNSQFEAGLHKDGWLLGDSSFFLRTWLMTPLHIPETTAEYRYNMAHSATHSVIEQTFRTIRSRFRCLDGSKGTLQYSPEKSSHIILACCVLHNISLEHGLDVWSSPATGQMEQPEEEYEQMESLDSEACRIRRELLLTHFS, from the exons ATGGCTGTTCCTATTGCGATTCTTGATTGTGACCTCTTGCTCTATGGCCGAGGACACCGGACGCTAGATCGCTTCAAGCTGGAGGATGTCACCGATGAGTACCTGGTGTCCATGTATGGCTTCCCCCGACAATTCATTTACTATCTAGTGGATTTGCTGGGAGCCAGCCTCTCTCGCCCTACACAGCGGTCCAGAGCCATCAGTCCAGAGACACAGATTCTTGCAGCATTAGGTTTCTACACTTCTGGCTCCTTCCAGACTCGCATGGGGGATGCCATTGGCATCAGCCAGGCCTCTATGAGCCGCTGTGTTGCCAATGTCACTGAAGCACTGGTGGAGAGAGCCTCACAATTCATTCATTTTCCAGAGGATGAAGCCTCTGTGCAGAGTCTGAAGGATGACTTCTATGGGCTGGCAGGGATGCCTGGAGTGCTAGGGGTAATTGACTGCACCCACGTGACAATCAAAGCACCCAATGCCGAGGACCTATCCTATGTGAATCGAAAGGGTCTGCATTCTTTAAACTGCCTAATGGTGTGTGATGCTAGAGGAGCACTGCTGAGTGCAGAGACGCACTGGCCAGGCAGCCTGCTGGACTGCACTGTGCTGCAGCAGGCAGCTCTTAATAGCCAATTTGAAGCTGGATTGCACAAAGATGGCTGGCTACTTG GTGACAGCTCCTTTTTTCTCCGCACATGGCTGATGACCCCTCTGCATATCCCTGAGACCACCGCAGAATACCGTTATAACATGGCACATTCTGCCACTCACAGTGTCATTGAGCAGACATTCAGGACCATTCGATCCCGGTTCCGTTGCCTGGATGGATCCAAAGGCACCCTGCAGTATTCTCCAGAGAAGTCCAGCCACATCATTctggcctgctgtgtgctccataacaTCTCTCTTGAACATGGGCTAGATGTGTGGTcttccccagcaacaggacaGATGGAGCAACCAGAGGAGGAATACGAGCAAATGGAATCGCTGGATTCTGAAGCCTGTCGTATCCGCCGCGAGCTTTTGCTTACTCATTTTAGCTAA